One Candidatus Binatia bacterium genomic region harbors:
- a CDS encoding SDR family oxidoreductase: MPIRFDGKVAIVTGAGGGLGRSHALQLAERGALVVVNDLGGAVDGSGGSSEAAEKVVAEIKAAGGQAVANGSSVSDRAGAEKLIDDAVSAFGRIDILINNAGILRDRTFKKMTLDDFHLVVDVHLMGTVYCTHFAWEKMLGQGYGRIVNTTSSSGLYGNFGQSNYGAAKMGVVGLMNVLKLEGQKSNVHINTIAPTAGTRMTENIGFPKEAFDALTPELVSPAVLYLASEDAPTGTIIQAGAGYYAKVAIVEATGAKLGAGATVDDIAENFEAISDLKDAVPMNAGGDVVAKIFG; encoded by the coding sequence ATGCCCATTCGCTTTGACGGAAAAGTAGCCATTGTCACAGGTGCCGGAGGCGGTCTCGGTCGCTCGCACGCACTGCAACTCGCCGAACGCGGCGCCCTCGTTGTCGTCAACGACCTCGGCGGAGCGGTGGATGGCTCTGGAGGTTCCAGCGAGGCCGCCGAAAAAGTGGTCGCGGAGATCAAGGCGGCCGGAGGGCAGGCTGTCGCCAACGGCAGTTCGGTCAGTGACCGCGCCGGTGCCGAAAAATTGATCGACGACGCCGTTTCAGCTTTTGGACGCATCGATATCTTGATCAACAACGCCGGCATCCTGCGGGACCGGACCTTCAAGAAGATGACGCTCGACGACTTCCACCTGGTCGTGGATGTCCATTTGATGGGAACCGTCTACTGCACGCACTTCGCGTGGGAAAAGATGCTTGGGCAAGGTTACGGTCGTATCGTCAACACGACCTCTTCCTCGGGCCTCTATGGCAACTTCGGCCAGTCGAATTACGGCGCCGCCAAGATGGGCGTTGTCGGCCTGATGAATGTTCTGAAGCTCGAGGGTCAGAAGTCCAACGTCCATATCAACACCATCGCTCCGACGGCCGGGACTCGCATGACCGAAAATATCGGCTTCCCGAAAGAGGCTTTCGATGCACTCACCCCCGAACTGGTCTCACCTGCAGTGCTCTATCTGGCGAGCGAAGATGCGCCCACCGGAACCATTATCCAAGCCGGTGCAGGCTATTATGCGAAGGTCGCGATCGTGGAAGCGACCGGCGCCAAGCTGGGTGCGGGTGCGACCGTAGATGATATCGCCGAAAATTTTGAAGCGATTTCTGATCTTAAAGATGCTGTCCCGATGAACGCGGGCGGTGACGTGGTCGCCAAGATTTTCGGGTGA
- a CDS encoding enoyl-CoA hydratase-related protein: MNDRIDLETQYLHAHLDRGVLHVRIDRLAKRNSMTQDMYRGLKKALVMTDETPEIDAMCIKGMDGWFCVGGDMSGEMENRDALMSEPDPTDHHPFRHLERCRKIVVCSVAGKCHAGGLNLVLFSDITIAGKSATFRVPELLRGIPDPHMSARLPYFVGLAKAKYMMLTAAEISADEADAWGIVAKTVEDDELEAETERVLDIVRQTGPRARMLAKDDINRRLPAYDVRLLQREIMSPEMTEGMMAFLEKRAPKWPPV; encoded by the coding sequence ATGAACGATAGAATTGATCTTGAAACCCAATACCTCCACGCCCATCTGGACCGCGGCGTCCTCCACGTCAGGATTGACCGGTTGGCCAAGCGGAACTCGATGACCCAGGATATGTACCGCGGTCTGAAGAAAGCTTTGGTGATGACCGACGAGACCCCCGAAATTGATGCCATGTGCATCAAGGGTATGGACGGCTGGTTCTGCGTTGGGGGGGATATGTCCGGCGAGATGGAGAACCGCGATGCCTTGATGTCCGAACCTGATCCGACGGACCATCATCCATTTCGCCACCTCGAACGATGCCGCAAGATTGTCGTCTGCTCGGTCGCGGGAAAATGCCATGCGGGCGGCTTGAACCTGGTCCTCTTCAGCGACATCACGATTGCCGGCAAAAGTGCGACCTTTCGCGTCCCGGAATTGCTGCGCGGCATCCCGGACCCGCATATGAGCGCGCGCCTGCCGTACTTTGTCGGACTGGCCAAGGCGAAATACATGATGTTGACCGCCGCTGAAATTTCGGCTGACGAAGCAGATGCCTGGGGGATCGTTGCGAAAACGGTCGAGGATGACGAATTGGAGGCCGAGACCGAGCGCGTTCTGGACATCGTTCGACAAACCGGTCCACGAGCTCGGATGCTGGCGAAGGACGATATCAATCGCCGCTTGCCAGCCTACGATGTTCGCTTGCTGCAAAGGGAGATCATGTCCCCCGAGATGACCGAAGGCATGATGGCGTTTCTGGAAAAACGTGCGCCCAAATGGCCCCCTGTCTGA
- a CDS encoding glutathione S-transferase family protein, with translation MKIFDSMGPNPRFVRMFVIEKGLSIPAETVDLMAGENRKDSHLARNPAGQLPCLETDTGAMVSEITAIAEYLEEMQPTPALIGNNAAERAETRMWTRRIDLNICEPLANGFRYAEGLGLFQERMRTIPEAAEGLKALKHDNLAKLDQWMAGLEYVCGDRLTMADLLLFSFLDFGVLVGQPLDPELKNIGAHFKRMSERPSAAASLEPAADGGTIG, from the coding sequence ATGAAGATTTTTGACAGCATGGGACCCAACCCGCGCTTCGTGCGTATGTTTGTGATCGAGAAAGGACTCTCCATTCCGGCTGAGACTGTCGATTTGATGGCTGGCGAGAACCGCAAGGACAGCCACCTCGCCCGCAATCCGGCAGGCCAGCTCCCCTGCCTCGAAACGGATACGGGCGCGATGGTATCGGAGATCACGGCGATTGCGGAGTACCTCGAAGAGATGCAACCAACGCCGGCACTCATCGGGAACAACGCCGCTGAACGCGCCGAAACTCGAATGTGGACCCGTCGGATCGATCTCAACATCTGCGAGCCATTGGCCAACGGCTTTCGCTACGCGGAAGGATTGGGACTCTTTCAGGAGCGCATGCGCACGATCCCCGAGGCCGCCGAGGGACTCAAGGCCCTCAAGCACGACAACCTAGCCAAGCTCGATCAATGGATGGCCGGGCTGGAATACGTCTGCGGGGATCGGCTGACCATGGCCGACCTTCTGCTTTTTTCCTTCCTCGATTTCGGAGTCCTCGTCGGACAGCCGCTCGATCCCGAGCTGAAGAATATCGGCGCTCACTTCAAACGGATGTCGGAGAGGCCGAGTGCCGCCGCCAGCCTCGAGCCTGCGGCCGACGGCGGCACGATCGGATAA